One genomic window of Cellulophaga sp. Hel_I_12 includes the following:
- a CDS encoding ParA family protein, with protein sequence MGKIIAIANQKGGVGKTTTTVNLAASLGVLEKKVLLIDADPQANATSGLGIDVDSVEIGTYQLLEHSKTAEEAIIKTNSPNVDLIPAHIDLVAIEIELVDKEEREYMMKKSILHLKEKYDYILIDCAPSLGLLTLNALTAADSVMIPIQCEYFALEGLGKLLNTIKSVQRIHNADLDIEGMLLTMFDARLRLSNQVVEEVRKHFSEMVFDTIIQRNVRLSEAPSYGESIIKYDASSKGAENYLSLAQEVLKKNKDIV encoded by the coding sequence CTTAGCGGCTTCTTTAGGAGTTCTAGAAAAAAAAGTTTTATTAATTGATGCTGACCCCCAAGCAAATGCAACATCTGGGTTAGGTATTGATGTGGATAGTGTGGAAATAGGCACCTATCAACTTTTAGAACATAGTAAAACTGCAGAAGAGGCGATCATTAAAACAAACTCGCCAAATGTTGACTTAATTCCTGCACATATTGATCTTGTCGCTATTGAAATTGAACTAGTCGATAAAGAGGAGCGCGAGTACATGATGAAAAAAAGCATCCTGCATCTCAAAGAAAAATATGATTATATTTTAATAGATTGTGCACCATCATTAGGTTTACTTACCTTAAATGCCTTAACTGCTGCCGACTCTGTAATGATTCCTATTCAATGTGAATATTTTGCTTTAGAAGGTTTAGGCAAATTATTGAACACGATAAAAAGTGTACAACGAATTCACAATGCCGATTTAGACATCGAAGGAATGCTACTCACCATGTTTGATGCACGTTTACGATTATCAAATCAAGTGGTTGAGGAAGTTCGTAAACATTTTAGCGAAATGGTTTTTGACACCATTATTCAACGAAATGTAAGGTTAAGCGAAGCGCCAAGTTATGGAGAAAGTATCATTAAATATGATGCAAGTAGCAAGGGTGCCGAAAACTATTTAAGCTTAGCACAAGAAGTATTGAAGAAAAATAAGGACATAGTATAA
- the lepB gene encoding signal peptidase I codes for MNGTQWLVFILIIQVIHFLGTWKLYVKAGRKAWEAAIPIYNAIVLMHIINRPKWWVILLFIPIINLLMFPVIWVETIRSFGKNTLLDTWLVLLSFGFYTYYINYALDVNYIKDRSLHPKTVAGEWVSSIVFAVVAATIVHTYFIQPYVIPTSSLEKTLLVGDFLFVSKFHYGARVPMTVVAAPMVHDSLPILKTKSYLADVEKDSYKSSWKNKLRLPYFRLPGFKKVKKNDIVVFSWPADTVYQFFKRAKGVVKPIDKKSNYVKRNVGSPGDSLAVINGDVYINGEKLVLNDRAKPEFHHVITTKNDIDNATVKVVGGMESYSGPVLKITNEAREKENAAELIRRLGLEAIKSDSVYTYYSGSISDQKIINYLQASNVKNMALFNLTVEEAKNLVGKSGIVAVDRYSEKNADDRVFPQDKALTGTIDNFGPIYIPEAGKTINLTVETLPYYKKVIRDYENHTLSVSGNQILIDGQASKTYTFEQNYYWMMGDNRHRSEDSRVWGYVPEDHIVGTPIFIWFSVDNFTNGVKNWKVRWDRVFTTVGGDGEPVSYFKYFLLVLVGYFVFDFVRKKRKKKA; via the coding sequence ATGAACGGAACACAATGGTTAGTTTTCATTTTAATTATTCAGGTTATCCATTTTTTAGGTACTTGGAAATTATATGTAAAAGCAGGAAGAAAAGCTTGGGAAGCAGCAATTCCTATTTACAATGCGATTGTTTTGATGCACATCATCAACCGACCAAAATGGTGGGTTATTTTACTATTTATTCCTATTATTAATTTATTGATGTTCCCGGTTATTTGGGTAGAAACCATTCGTAGTTTTGGAAAAAACACCTTATTAGATACCTGGCTGGTATTATTAAGCTTTGGTTTTTACACCTACTATATAAACTATGCACTCGATGTAAACTATATAAAAGACAGAAGTTTACATCCTAAAACAGTCGCTGGAGAATGGGTTAGCTCTATTGTTTTTGCTGTGGTGGCCGCTACTATTGTGCACACCTATTTTATTCAACCTTATGTGATACCCACGTCTTCTTTGGAAAAAACATTGTTGGTGGGCGACTTTTTATTTGTGAGTAAGTTTCACTACGGCGCTAGGGTACCTATGACTGTGGTGGCTGCCCCTATGGTTCACGATTCCCTACCTATTCTAAAAACAAAATCGTACTTGGCCGATGTGGAAAAAGACAGCTACAAAAGCTCTTGGAAAAATAAATTAAGACTTCCTTATTTCAGGCTCCCTGGCTTTAAAAAGGTAAAGAAAAATGACATTGTCGTTTTTAGTTGGCCAGCAGATACCGTGTATCAGTTTTTTAAAAGAGCCAAGGGTGTAGTAAAGCCTATAGACAAAAAATCGAACTATGTGAAGCGCAATGTGGGTTCTCCTGGCGATTCGCTTGCTGTTATTAATGGTGATGTCTACATCAATGGTGAGAAACTCGTTTTGAACGATAGAGCAAAACCAGAATTTCATCACGTGATCACGACAAAAAATGATATAGATAATGCCACGGTTAAAGTAGTAGGCGGTATGGAAAGCTATTCTGGTCCTGTCTTGAAAATCACTAATGAAGCACGAGAAAAAGAAAACGCGGCCGAATTAATTCGCCGTTTGGGTTTAGAAGCTATTAAAAGTGATTCGGTTTACACCTATTATTCCGGTAGTATTTCTGATCAAAAAATCATCAACTACTTGCAAGCCTCCAATGTTAAAAACATGGCATTATTTAACCTGACCGTTGAGGAAGCTAAAAATTTAGTAGGGAAATCGGGTATTGTTGCTGTGGATAGATATAGCGAAAAAAATGCAGATGATCGCGTATTTCCACAAGACAAGGCCCTTACCGGAACCATAGATAACTTCGGCCCCATTTACATTCCAGAAGCTGGTAAAACAATCAATTTGACTGTAGAAACATTACCGTATTATAAAAAAGTAATCAGAGATTACGAAAATCATACCTTAAGCGTTTCCGGAAATCAGATTTTGATTGATGGTCAAGCTTCAAAAACCTACACCTTTGAACAAAACTACTATTGGATGATGGGAGATAACCGTCACCGCTCGGAAGATAGTCGTGTATGGGGGTATGTTCCCGAAGACCATATTGTAGGAACCCCTATTTTTATATGGTTTAGTGTAGATAATTTCACCAATGGGGTAAAAAATTGGAAAGTGCGCTGGGATCGTGTATTTACCACTGTCGGTGGCGACGGTGAGCCCGTTTCCTATTTCAAGTATTTTCTACTTGTGCTAGTTGGTTATTTTGTGTTTGATTTTGTGCGTAAAAAGAGAAAGAAAAAAGCTTAA
- a CDS encoding DUF5683 domain-containing protein, with the protein MNKNFIILFFCLGFITTLFSQEEEKEEKQEIPEIKVEQQQNSNQSNLKKEGVIVADTVFTKKREINPLAPAKAGFYSAILPGLGQAYNKKYWKIPIVLGALGTSIYAYDFNNKNYKRTRTAFKRRQAGFTDDEFYDRPPLSDTPLTSPEFSTAALQDAQERYQRDRDLMLLVTIGLYALNIIDANVDAHLKQFNIDDDLSIDFKPFLGYNEVTASPNYGMALTIKF; encoded by the coding sequence GTGAATAAGAATTTCATAATACTATTCTTTTGTTTGGGTTTTATAACTACACTTTTTTCACAGGAAGAAGAGAAAGAAGAGAAACAAGAAATACCTGAAATAAAAGTAGAGCAGCAGCAAAATTCTAATCAAAGCAATTTGAAAAAAGAAGGTGTGATCGTTGCTGACACTGTGTTTACCAAAAAGCGAGAAATAAATCCTTTAGCGCCAGCAAAAGCAGGATTCTATTCGGCCATTCTCCCAGGCTTGGGACAAGCTTACAACAAAAAATACTGGAAAATTCCTATTGTACTAGGTGCCCTTGGCACAAGTATTTATGCCTACGATTTTAATAATAAAAATTATAAAAGGACTAGAACGGCTTTTAAAAGAAGACAAGCCGGTTTTACAGATGATGAATTCTACGACAGACCTCCTTTAAGCGATACGCCTTTAACGTCTCCCGAGTTTTCAACAGCGGCATTACAAGACGCACAAGAAAGATACCAAAGAGATCGTGATTTAATGTTACTTGTTACTATTGGTTTATACGCCTTAAATATTATTGATGCGAATGTGGATGCGCATTTAAAACAATTTAATATCGATGACGATTTAAGCATCGATTTTAAGCCTTTTTTAGGTTATAACGAAGTAACGGCTAGTCCAAATTACGGAATGGCATTAACTATAAAATTTTAA
- the dapB gene encoding 4-hydroxy-tetrahydrodipicolinate reductase, protein MNIALFGYGKMGKMIEALAVQKNHTIVAKIDVDTTEIDFSTIDVAIDFSQPSAAYTNIKMCLENNTPIISGTTGWLHKYEDAVALCNQNNGAFIYASNFSLGVNLFFELNDYLAKMMANLRDYKVSLEEIHHTQKLDAPSGTAITLAEAVIQNTGYTDWKLDGKEEGILPITALREGDVPGTHSIRYTSPVDTIEIKHTAHNREGFALGALTAAEWIIGKHGVFTMKDVLHIRR, encoded by the coding sequence ATGAATATTGCCTTATTCGGTTATGGTAAAATGGGTAAAATGATTGAAGCCCTGGCCGTACAAAAAAATCATACTATTGTTGCCAAAATTGATGTCGACACCACTGAGATAGATTTTTCAACTATTGATGTTGCGATAGATTTTAGTCAGCCTTCCGCAGCGTACACGAATATTAAAATGTGTTTGGAAAACAATACGCCTATTATATCAGGAACAACTGGTTGGCTGCATAAGTATGAGGATGCTGTTGCGCTTTGTAATCAAAACAATGGTGCGTTTATCTATGCCTCAAACTTTAGCTTAGGTGTAAATTTATTTTTTGAATTGAATGATTACCTTGCCAAAATGATGGCAAATCTTAGAGATTATAAGGTGTCTCTTGAAGAAATACACCACACTCAAAAATTAGACGCGCCAAGTGGTACCGCCATTACCTTAGCTGAAGCTGTTATTCAAAATACGGGATATACCGATTGGAAATTAGATGGAAAAGAAGAAGGCATTTTGCCAATTACTGCCCTTCGAGAAGGCGATGTTCCCGGTACACATAGCATTCGTTACACGAGCCCTGTGGACACTATCGAAATAAAACATACAGCACACAATAGAGAAGGCTTTGCCTTAGGAGCACTTACTGCCGCAGAATGGATTATAGGCAAACATGGGGTTTTTACCATGAAAGACGTGCTTCATATTAGACGGTAG
- a CDS encoding ParB/RepB/Spo0J family partition protein, which yields MAKATQKQALGRGLSALLKDPSNDINSASDKNADKVVGNIIELDLVAIEMNPFQPRSNFNDEALQELASSIRELGVIQPITVRKLDFNKYQLVSGERRFRASKLVGLETIPAYIRIANDQESLEMALVENIQRQDLDPIEIALSYQRLIDEIQLTQEKMSERVGKKRSTITNYLRLLRLDPIIQTGIRDGFVSMGHGRALVNIEKKDDQLALYEKIISDNLSVRDTEKAVKEFQNPIVKTKASSLKADTTPKYIENSLSDFNSYLAVKVEAKASESGKGKLVIPFTSKEEFDRIKKLILGE from the coding sequence ATGGCGAAAGCAACACAAAAACAAGCTTTAGGTAGAGGTTTATCTGCTTTACTGAAAGATCCAAGTAATGATATTAATTCTGCAAGCGATAAAAATGCTGATAAGGTTGTCGGTAATATTATAGAATTAGATTTAGTGGCCATTGAAATGAATCCGTTTCAACCACGTTCTAATTTTAATGATGAAGCCCTTCAAGAATTGGCTTCGTCTATACGAGAGTTAGGGGTAATTCAACCCATTACCGTTCGTAAGTTAGATTTTAATAAATACCAACTAGTCTCTGGAGAGCGCAGATTTAGAGCCTCGAAATTAGTAGGCCTAGAAACTATACCTGCTTATATTAGAATTGCAAACGATCAGGAGTCTTTAGAAATGGCTTTGGTAGAAAACATCCAAAGACAAGATTTAGATCCGATTGAAATTGCTTTATCGTACCAACGTTTAATTGATGAAATTCAATTAACGCAAGAAAAAATGAGTGAGCGTGTCGGCAAAAAACGTTCTACCATTACTAATTATTTACGTTTGTTGCGCTTAGACCCTATCATCCAAACAGGAATTAGGGATGGTTTTGTTAGTATGGGTCACGGAAGAGCTTTAGTGAATATCGAAAAGAAAGACGATCAACTAGCACTGTACGAAAAGATAATCAGTGATAACTTATCGGTGCGTGATACGGAAAAGGCGGTCAAAGAATTTCAAAATCCAATAGTAAAGACGAAAGCCAGCAGCTTAAAAGCCGATACAACGCCAAAATATATTGAAAATAGCCTGTCTGATTTCAATTCTTATTTAGCCGTAAAAGTAGAAGCTAAAGCTTCTGAAAGTGGAAAAGGAAAATTGGTAATTCCTTTTACCTCTAAAGAAGAATTTGATCGTATAAAAAAATTAATTCTTGGTGAATAA